In Helianthus annuus cultivar XRQ/B chromosome 8, HanXRQr2.0-SUNRISE, whole genome shotgun sequence, a single genomic region encodes these proteins:
- the LOC110873099 gene encoding glutathione S-transferase T3-like: MMDQGPYRDIDSVSSKWRKLNSAINRFCEEYNKLYTSDRRSGWNDEDVFKMALQKYKQNHGSNFPHVRAWMVVKDDPKWSPIPNEVAMAKRQKTSETGSLSAGGSDARCHINLNDDADYDEDEYNVREPDRPPGRDKTKKERAKGKGKETVDPNMVEFMEHLKVYNDISAQKSKTKERAVEEKSRASDEKLKEKVRLSNEKIRISDEKIRLKEWEIMMINVENEPEPRRSMLKKLQDDIMKKHQII; this comes from the coding sequence ATGATGGACCAAGGCCCGTATAGAGATATCGACTCGGTTTCCTCGAAGTGGCGAAAATTGAACTCGGCCATTAATCGGTTTTGCGAGGAGTATAACAAATTATATACAAGTGACCGTCGTAGCGGGTGGAACGACGAGGATGTGTTCAAAATGGCATTGCAAAAGTATAAGCAAAATCATGGTTCCAACTTTCCTCACGTTCGCGCGTGGATGGTTGTAAAAGACGACCCAAAATGGTCGCCCATTCCTAACGAGGTGGCGATggcgaaacgccaaaaaacatcgGAAACGGGTAGTTTAAGCGCCGGTGGGTCGgacgcgaggtgtcacattaACTTAAATGATGACGCCGACTATGACGAAGACGAGTATAACGTACGTGAACCCGACCGTCCACCGGGCCGAGACAAAACAAAAAAGGAGCGGGCCAAGGGAAAAGGAAAGGAAACGGTGGACCCGAACATGGTTGAGTTTATGGAACACCTAAAAGTGTACAACGACATATCGGCCCAAAAGTCGAAGACGAAGGAGCGGGCCGTCGAAGAAAAAAGCCGTGCATCGGACgagaagttaaaagaaaaggtCCGATTGTCGAATGAGAAAATCCGAATCTCCGATGAAAAAATTCGGCTTAAGGAATGGGAAATAATGATGATTAATGTCGAGAACGAACCCGAGCCgagacgttcgatgttgaaaaaactaCAAGACGACATCATGAAAAAGCATCAAATTATTtaa